Proteins encoded in a region of the uncultured Methanobrevibacter sp. genome:
- a CDS encoding nucleotide pyrophosphohydrolase has product MDDVMSELIKFQRERDWKKFHSPENLAKSISIEAAELLEHFQWGKEYDIEEVGEELADVLIYCMYMADALDLDINEIIFDKMEKNAIKYPIDKSKGNALKYTEF; this is encoded by the coding sequence ATGGATGATGTAATGTCTGAATTAATAAAATTTCAAAGGGAACGTGACTGGAAGAAATTTCACTCTCCTGAAAATCTTGCAAAATCAATTTCCATTGAGGCTGCTGAACTTCTGGAGCATTTTCAGTGGGGCAAGGAGTATGATATTGAAGAAGTCGGAGAGGAACTTGCCGATGTTCTGATTTATTGCATGTATATGGCGGATGCATTGGATTTGGACATTAACGAAATAATTTTTGATAAAATGGAGAAAAATGCAATAAAGTATCCCATTGACAAGTCAAAGGGAAATGCCTTAAAGTATACGGAGTTTTAA
- a CDS encoding tyrosine-type recombinase/integrase, with protein sequence MTMKTDADLITYFGTTRNLKKSTIDSYTIYIREYSRFNDKTMVELLEEAENEEEEGIRWKHRTLRKRLLSFRAHLYEKHAYITAKTRFSKLLAFYRHFEIEIHPLPPISNKNIDEVAISFKDLPDKDIIKKALKISTPLMRSIILFMSSSGCARMETLNLTIGDFVKATEDYHRSNDIYEVLRRLKNNQTVVPLFYLRRQKTNKYYYTCCSPEATTEIINYLLSEQRYLQPDSPLFKINDQEFLKRFRSINNQLSLGKVGHNIRFRSHMLRKFHASQLRESGLDMDTIDALQGRAKTEVRQSYFFDNPENIRESYIGHMDCLTINLDVNSIDIKSPEYFKLENENRSYQNQMDELNGKLNFIMQHIDEDIGLS encoded by the coding sequence ATGACTATGAAAACTGACGCCGACCTCATCACCTATTTTGGTACGACACGAAACCTGAAAAAAAGCACTATTGATTCCTACACTATCTACATAAGAGAATACAGCAGGTTCAATGACAAAACAATGGTTGAACTTCTTGAAGAAGCTGAAAATGAAGAGGAAGAAGGAATCCGTTGGAAACACAGGACTTTAAGAAAAAGACTGTTGAGCTTTAGAGCACATCTCTATGAAAAACACGCATACATCACTGCCAAAACCAGATTCAGTAAGTTACTCGCATTTTACAGACATTTCGAAATAGAGATCCATCCATTGCCTCCAATCAGTAACAAAAACATAGATGAAGTAGCTATTAGCTTTAAAGACTTGCCTGACAAAGACATTATTAAAAAAGCTTTGAAAATTTCCACACCACTTATGAGATCAATAATTCTTTTTATGAGCTCATCAGGATGTGCAAGAATGGAAACACTAAACCTGACCATAGGAGATTTTGTAAAAGCAACAGAAGACTATCACAGAAGCAATGACATCTATGAAGTATTGAGAAGGTTGAAAAACAATCAGACCGTTGTACCACTGTTCTACCTAAGGAGGCAAAAAACAAACAAATATTATTATACATGCTGCAGCCCTGAAGCAACAACAGAAATAATCAATTATTTGTTAAGTGAACAAAGGTATCTTCAACCTGACTCCCCATTGTTTAAAATCAATGACCAGGAGTTCTTGAAAAGATTCAGATCCATCAACAATCAGTTAAGCCTTGGCAAAGTCGGACACAACATCCGTTTCCGTAGCCATATGCTAAGAAAGTTCCATGCAAGCCAACTTCGTGAAAGCGGGTTGGACATGGACACCATCGATGCATTGCAGGGCAGGGCAAAAACTGAAGTAAGGCAAAGCTATTTCTTTGACAACCCTGAAAACATAAGGGAATCTTACATTGGCCATATGGATTGTTTAACAATCAATTTGGATGTCAACTCCATTGATATCAAAAGTCCTGAATACTTCAAACTGGAAAATGAAAACAGGTCCTATCAGAATCAGATGGATGAGCTTAATGGAAAGCTTAATTTCATCATGCAGCATATTGATGAAGACATTGGACT
- a CDS encoding DUF2075 domain-containing protein produces MIVYEATKQEFCDSVLVGSITDEIYDVYKEKIGKSAKSQIRSWENSMEYMYKVLNDSEIPSDCGVAIEFTIPTTSKRIDFILTGLNRFQDDSVVIIELKQWDSAQKVAGKDGVVKTYLGGGIRETTHPSYQVWSYASLIRNFNQTVEEDEIGLFPCAYLHNYDFKSDDPLKDEIYKPYYDEAPLYGKRDVLKLRDFIKKYVKYGDSSNILYRIDNGKIRPSKKLQDTLSNMLEGNKEFVMIDEQKIAYELAIKMARESYLDDTKRILIVEGGPGTGKSVVAINLLVDIMADDMVSLYVTKNSAPRNVFYEKLRGGKHSMSYLKNLFKGSGSFTQSKSNEFDAIIVDEAHRLNEKSGLFSNLGENQVKEIINASKFSVFFIDKHQKISINDYGSIEVIREFGKYFDAEVEYIKLESQFRCNGSDGYLSWLNDVLEIEETANFDGFDFDYDFRVVDSPGELRDLIFEKNTNNNARLLAGYCWNWIKEGKNNSEVHDIVIDDFSMSWNLGNSDTWAIDETSVNEIGCIHTSQGLEFDYVGVIIGNDMRFDGEHIVTDFTQRARTDQSLKGIKKRYKENPQQALKLADEIIKNTYRTLMTRGMKGCYVYCEDMLLQAYFKERLE; encoded by the coding sequence ATGATTGTTTATGAAGCTACAAAACAGGAATTTTGCGATTCTGTTCTGGTTGGATCTATTACCGATGAAATTTATGATGTTTATAAGGAAAAGATTGGAAAATCAGCAAAATCACAGATAAGGTCATGGGAAAACTCCATGGAATACATGTATAAGGTTTTAAATGATTCGGAAATTCCATCTGATTGCGGCGTAGCCATTGAATTTACAATTCCGACAACTTCTAAAAGAATTGATTTTATATTGACTGGACTAAACAGGTTTCAGGATGATTCTGTAGTTATCATTGAGCTTAAACAATGGGATTCAGCACAGAAGGTGGCAGGTAAAGACGGGGTTGTAAAAACTTATTTGGGTGGGGGAATTCGTGAAACCACACATCCATCTTATCAGGTCTGGTCATATGCCTCTTTAATCAGAAACTTCAATCAGACTGTTGAAGAAGATGAAATTGGGCTATTTCCATGTGCATATCTTCATAACTATGACTTTAAAAGTGATGATCCTCTTAAGGATGAAATTTATAAGCCTTATTATGATGAAGCGCCGTTGTATGGAAAAAGAGATGTTTTAAAACTCAGAGATTTCATCAAAAAATATGTCAAATACGGTGACAGTTCAAACATATTATACAGAATTGACAATGGAAAAATCAGACCTTCCAAAAAACTGCAGGATACCCTTTCAAACATGCTTGAGGGAAATAAGGAATTTGTCATGATTGATGAACAGAAGATTGCTTATGAGTTAGCTATTAAAATGGCTCGTGAAAGTTATCTCGATGATACAAAAAGGATTTTGATAGTTGAAGGCGGTCCGGGAACCGGCAAATCCGTAGTGGCCATTAATCTGCTTGTGGACATTATGGCGGATGATATGGTATCACTTTATGTCACTAAAAATTCTGCTCCAAGAAATGTCTTTTATGAAAAGCTTCGCGGAGGAAAACATTCCATGAGCTATTTGAAAAATTTATTTAAGGGTTCAGGTTCATTCACACAGTCCAAATCCAATGAATTTGATGCAATAATAGTTGATGAAGCCCATCGTCTGAATGAAAAATCAGGTCTTTTCAGTAATCTGGGTGAAAATCAGGTAAAAGAAATCATCAATGCCTCCAAGTTTTCAGTATTTTTCATAGACAAACATCAAAAAATCAGCATTAATGATTACGGCAGCATTGAGGTCATTCGTGAATTTGGCAAATATTTTGATGCAGAAGTGGAATATATTAAACTTGAATCACAATTCAGATGCAACGGATCAGACGGGTACCTGTCCTGGCTGAATGATGTTCTTGAAATTGAAGAAACTGCAAATTTTGACGGATTTGACTTTGACTATGATTTCAGAGTTGTTGATTCACCAGGTGAGTTGAGAGATTTAATTTTTGAGAAAAATACAAATAATAACGCAAGATTATTGGCAGGTTATTGCTGGAACTGGATAAAGGAAGGAAAGAATAATTCTGAGGTTCACGATATTGTGATTGATGACTTTTCGATGAGCTGGAACTTGGGAAACTCTGATACTTGGGCAATCGATGAGACTTCAGTTAATGAAATCGGTTGTATTCACACTTCTCAGGGTCTTGAATTTGATTATGTCGGAGTAATAATCGGAAATGACATGAGATTTGACGGGGAACATATTGTAACTGATTTTACACAAAGGGCAAGAACAGACCAGTCTTTGAAAGGAATTAAAAAGAGATATAAAGAAAATCCTCAACAGGCTTTAAAACTTGCTGATGAAATAATTAAGAATACTTATAGGACTTTAATGACACGTGGAATGAAAGGATGCTATGTTTACTGTGAAGACATGTTGCTTCAGGCTTATTTTAAGGAAAGATTGGAATAA